The genomic region GAGAATGTCCATATCGCGCATTGCCTTTCCAGGTGGCTTTACCGCACCTGTGATACGGATTACACGTCCCTCAGAAGAAGTAGTTGTACCATCCTCCTCCTCTTGCAAAGATCCTGCAAGCACTATATCCGCGTGGCGCAAAGTCTCCGAGAGGAAAAAGTCAATACCCGCGTAGAACTCCAACTTCTCTAAGGCAGAGCGTACATAGCTATTATTAGGTAACGATATAAGCGGGTTAAAGCATATTGATAGTAAACCCTTAATCTCACCTTTGTTAATAGCATCGATGATCTCATAAGCGCTGAGGCCTTTCTGAGGCAACTCGCTTTCGGGTATCCCCCAGAAGTCAGCCACTAACTGTCGGTGTTCAGGGTTGGTAATATCGCGGTTACCTGGCAGCTGGTCGCACTTGTGTCCGTGCTCACGGCCTCCCTGCCCGTTACCCTGCCCTGTGATAGTGCCATAGCCACAGTAAGGCTTTCCGATACGCCCTGTCGCCAACACCAAGTTGATACAACTCAGCACGTTCATCACCCCTTTACGATGCTGCTCAATGCCGCGCGCGTGTACGAGGAAACTTGTTTTCGCTTTGCCCCACATCTCAGCTGCCTTATAGATCAGATCCGCAGGCACCCCTGTGATCTTCTCACCCCATTCGAGGGTGCAGTGTTCTACCTCTTTGGCGGTTTCTTCCCAACCTGAGGTGTAGTTATCAATAAAGTCGTGATCGAGCCAATCATTGTCAATAAGCACCTTGAGCATAGTGCTCATCAAGGCAGTATCCGTGCCTGGTCGCAGTGGCAAGTGGATGTCAGCCGTGCGTGCCAGCGGTATCACACGGGGGTCAATCACGATAAGTTTAGCCCCATTATCGCGCGCCTCCCAAATGCGATAAGTAAGCACAGGGAAACACTCACTGATGTTAGCTCCTGTGGCGATAATCACCTCAGCGTGCGCCAAATCAGCCCAGCTGTTTGAGGATCTATCCATACCGAAAGCCTTCTTATTTCCAGCCCCAGCACTCACCATACAAAGCCTACCGTTATAGTCTAAGTTCGCTGTTTTAAGCGCTACACGGGCAAACTTCCCTACCATATAGCTCTTCTCCGTAGAGAGCGACACCCCTGAGAGCATTGCAAAAGCATTGCGCCCATACTTTTCTTGTATACGATGCACTTCTTTAACAATCGTATCAAAAGCCTCATCCCATTCAATAGGCACAAAGCCTACTCCTTCTACACGCTTGATGGGCGTAAGCAACCTATCAGGATGATTGTCTTGCATATAACGCTGCACCCCCTTAGGGCATAAGCGCCCCTCATTGAAAGGAAACTCACGCCAAGGCTCAAAGCCTACCACCTTTTTGTCCTTCACCTTGAGCTTGATACCACATTGCAAACCGCAGAAGCAGCAATGCGTCTTCACAAGCTCGTCAAATTGCGTGGCCGACTTTGCATTCGTATCCTTAGGATAATGCTTGTGCGGTCCGTATTTCTCTATAATCTTATCTGCTGATACAGGTAATGTTGCCATCTCTTTTATTATTAATCACTAATGATAATCTATTTAATATCAAACTAATGCCTAAATCACATTAGTTTATCACTGGATGCCGCCCTACGGCTAACCAAAGAACCTTCCTGATGCTTCTCGCGCCTTCAGGTGCGCCTTTGCTAAGGTACAACGCTTGCCCTCAGGACTAAGCTCTAAGTAGCTCATTCCCTCTTCGTTTTCTAGGTTAAACCCAAGCTCCTTAGTTATCTCTTTTAAGTCATTGATATGCATCTTTGTAGTATACCCCTCCTTAGTATGTGGGCATATTTGCATCCCTTGCTTCTCACCTTCTATCTTGTAGATACTCGCCGCCACCTGTGCAGGACGCTGAAAGATATGGAAAAACTTCCCAAAAGGCATCCACATCAAGAACATCGCTACCGTAATGGCGTGCGTAATAGCCATAAACTGGCTCATCTTACCCTCCAAAAAAGTGTAATCAAACCAAATGCCAAGCCCCGTAACCGACACTATAATCAGCAAGAAGAGCGGTATCCAGTCGCGCTCAAACCACTGCGTAGCGATCTGCCCCTCATCAGTAAGGCGGCGATGCATCATAATCAGCGAGCCGATAATCACTAAGATAGCCGTCCACACCAAAATATGAAACATCATCATCGCAATAATTGTATTGACATTAAATTCCATCAACGTGATGCCAAACATATGCATCTCATACATATCAGTCGTGCCGTTCTTCAGCGTAAAGTGCATCCAACCAAAGGTAAGACCAAAAGTTACCGCAAACGATAGCAAACAGCCCGTCGCCAGCAAAAAGTGACCCCACCAGCGCATCGTCCCCCGCGGTGCAATAAAGCGTTGCAAAGCGATGTTACGCCCCGAAAGAAAAAGTGCCTTCTTAGTATACTCCCACGGATGGCGACGCATCACCTCCCACGAACGCTTCCAATAACGCTGTGTAGGCGGGCGCTGCATCCAAATAGAATAACGATACGCCAAGCCAAAAGTCATCGCAATGGTGCCAAAGAAGTAAATCATCAGCGCCGCATCGTAATTCTGCAAGTTCACCGACCCCGCCACCGTAATGGCGATCACCACCAAAGAAGCTATAATCGCATTGCGAAAAGCCTTCTTATTGAGCCTCCAAGTGAAAATCTTAAACATAACCTATCTAATTTAGAAAAAACTATAACGAGCCTCCATTCAAACCTACCTCAAAAGAAGCTCCTCTTGTCCTATATATTTCCAGTGCAAAAATAAACCAAAATTCAATTCCTACAATAAAAAAAATAGATATTTGTAATATTTATACTCAATCTATATAAAAAAATACTGCAATCATTTAAATTACAGTCTTTTATATGAAATTAACCTTCGTTATAACCTCTGTATCACAACGGCAGAATTTGTACCTCCGAAGCCAAAGGAGTTCGACAAGAAAGCGCGAATCTTCGCCTCACGGGTTTCAGTAACCACATTGAGCCCCTGCGCTACCTCGTCCAGATGGTCAATATTGATGTTCGGGGCTATAAAATCATTCTGAAGCATCAGCATTGAGTAGACGATCTCGCTGGCACCCGCCATCCAACACTCGTGCCCCGTCATCGACTTGGTAGAGCTCACAGGCACGCCCCTGCCGAAAATCTGCGCAATGGCACGCGCCTCGTTGGCATCGCCTATGGGGGTGGAAGTAGCATGTGCATTGATGTAGTCCATCTCGCTCGCCTTCATACCCGCATTCTCAAGGGCACGCGCCATCGCACGGGCAGGTCCTTCAACGTTAGGGGTTGAGATATGCCCTCCATTTGATGAGAATCCGTAGCCTACCACTTCCGCCAATGGCACTGCTCCACGCCTGTGGGCGGACTCATAGCTCTCCAATATCAAAGTGGCAGCCCCGCCGCTGGGCACCAGTCCATCGCGTGCAGCATCAAAGGGGCGTGAAGCCTTCTGGGGGTCATCTTCGCGCATTGAGAACACGCCCAGCCCATCAAAACTACCCATACTGTACTTGTTGATCTCCTGTGCACCCCCGCAGATAATCATATCCTGCATACCGCTCTGTATGAGCAAATAGCCCAAGCCTACGGCGTGCGACCCGCTGGCACAAGCCGCACTTACGCTTAGGTTTACACCCCTGAGGGTGAAGAGCGTGGAGAGGTTCATCGTAACGGTGGAGTTCATCGTGCGGAACACCGCTCCCGAGCCTACTAAGGTGGTATCACCCTTCTCGCGGATAGTGTCGTTAGTGAGTATTACCGACTCAGCCACGCTGTCGTTGCCGTAGAGGATACCCACTTCGTTAGCCTTGAGATAATCGCCATCAATGCCTGCCTGCTCCAAAGCCTCGCGCGTAGCCATATAGGCAAACTCGCTTTCCTGTCCCATTGAGATGCGTTCGCGTCGCCCAAGTACGCCCTTCAACTCGGGGTTTGCCACCCAGCCCGTCAGTGCCGAGCGGTAGCCATACGCCTTGCGCTGCGCATCAAAAATAATACCCGATCGCCCTGCTCGCAGCGAAGCACACACCTCGGCAAGCGAAGTGCCTATGCAGGAGTAAATCCCCATCCCTGTAATAACTACTCTATGTTTCATATCTTCTTTATATCTTTTACCATTTTCTGCTGCAAAAGTATGTAAAACCCCTCATATTACCAAATATTTAATTAGAAATCTCTATTGAGGCTTAGAACAAACCCATTTTTTACAACAAAATCCCCCAAGAAAAACTCTTGAGGGATGTTGTAATAAAACAGACAACAAAAGGTAGTTTTTACAACAGACTACGGTAAAAGCACCTCTTTTTTGGTGATATTACCTGGGGTATCGGTAGCCGTTACCTCAATTTTACCACCACTGACAGCACCATTAGCCACTGTTGCAGCATAAACCCATTGACCATCCTTCAGGGTAGCATTGCCCTGCTCAATAGTAGTGCCAGCCGAACTCTCAATCCTTACACCCACCTTGGTGAGCTTGAAGTTGTCCGACACCTTTGCAGTGATGGTGCTACCCACAGTCCCGTTGTAAGCATCAATGCTAATTGCATCAATTACAGCAGGTTTCAAGAAGTCAGAGATCGCCATATTATAGGCGCTGAGGTTGTACTTCTTGCCAGCTTCAGCATAACTCTGCTTCAGATCTGCATCTTCCAAAGCAGATTTGGCATAGCGTACAGCCTTAGCAAATTTGTCCATTTGCACCTGTTGCGAAGGTGCAATTTTGCTGCGCTTCGCAGGTGCTTTCGACACGATAGTGTGTCCGTTTCTTTGGCTAAAAACAAGTTGCTTACCAACTTTACCACTTAGCCCCTCAATTACGACATTGTTTTTGTTTACTGCCATAGTTTAAAAAATATTTATTGATTCAACGATGCAAAAATACGACGTTTTTGAATTATGTCAAGTTTTAAAGTTGTAAATAAGTTGTAAAACGTAGTCAACACAACAATCCACTTGATAATCAAGGATATACAAAGAGTGTATTTTCCATAAAAAATAAATTTCCGTGAATAAAAACTTGCAAGTACAGATATTATCCGTATCTTTGCCCTTATAACAAAAGATTTTTCACGATGGAAAAAGAGAAAATAGCACTCCTGATTGATGCGGATAATGCCAATAGCAACCTGATTGAGCAGATAATCAACGAGACAGGAAAATACGGACAGGTAACGATTCGTCGCATTTATGCCGATTGGACGAATGTACATAATAAGAACTGGAAAGATAAGCTCAATTCATTCGCTATCAGACCTATACAGAAGTTTGAGTACACCAAAGGAAAGAACTCAACCGATACGGCACTTATCATTGATGCAATGGATTTGCTTCACTCAAAGATTATCGACGGTTTCTGTATTGTATCAAGCGACAGTGATTATACAGGGCTGGCAAACCGCATTCGCGAGGAGGGGATGACCATCATTGGCATTGGAAAGCGCCAGACTCCTGAGGCATTTAAAAAGGCTTGTGGTTCATTTATTTTGGAGGAAAACCTCTCGCAGGAAGAAAAACCTATAGAGGAGTTCAACAACTACAAACTCATTGAAGAGGCTTTTGATATGGTCGTGTCAGTCAATGGATTAGCACTCCTATCACGCTTCTCTGACGCCTTAAAAAAGGTGGATCCTGAGTTTGACTACCGCTCCTTTGGGTACAAAAATCTCACTTCTTTTTGCAAGGACTTAAAAGGATACGACACTTACTTGCACGACGATAAAACAACGATGTCACTTTACAAGAAAGACAACAATAAGAGGGCTTCTAAGGCAACCAAAAAGAAACCTAAAAAATCTCAAGAAGCTGAGCACGAGTAAGAACGCTTTCATCAATAGCACAAATACAACTCTTTTTTACTTCCTATAAAAGTGTAGTACAATCATCCCTAAAAGTACTCCTATCCACGCCCACCAACGCCATTTCCGAAGTCTTGGATAGCTTTCATTTTTATAGGTGTATTGTTGTGCTGTGATTTCATTAAGAGTTTCGCTCACAGTGGTATACTGTTCTTTTTGAGCAATGCTCTGTTGCTTTTTGCAATAGGAAGATCGCCAGTGTAAGTGTCCTCCAGTAATGCTCAACACCTCAGTGTTCCCCTCTTGTGTATGGCTCAAAGTAAGTGGCCTGCTGCGCCCCAAACTATCGTATTCTGACTCAATAATAAGGTCAGTTATAAGGGATAAATCACTTGTTATAAAGGCTTTAACCTTAGTAGTATCTGTGGTGTTTTTTACAATGTTTGTCTCATTAGAAAGTGCTATACTACTTTGTTGTTGCCTCACTTTACAGCTTAGCGACAACACTAATAGACTACATATTACAACAATTTTACTCATTCTTATGCGTTTTTAGATGTTTTTCAATAGTTTTGATCACCTTTTTGAGGCGCTCTGCATAGTGAGGCGCAGTGGCATATCCTGCTTTGGCTACCTCATCAGCAAATTTATAAGCATCTGATTTATAAAGCATCGCCTTAGCATATCGCTTGTTTTCACTCAGTAGACGAGCGTGAGCAGTAAAGGCTTCCTCAGGACTTTTATAACACATAAACCAATCCTTGACGATGTAGTGATACCACCCATCAGGCAATTGCTTTACCGTGACAATCTGTGGTAGTTTTAGCTGCTGTTTCAAAGTTATTTCTTTGGTTACTAGTAGTTGTTTGCATTCCATAGGAGTGTTTTTAGTTGCCTTTACACCAAAAAAGTTGTACAAAGGGGTGTGTATTCCCCAACCGCTTTCCAAGGCAGCCTGAGCTAATATAAAAAGGTATGAAATACCTGTTTTCCGCTCACTTTCAAGGGCATAAGGTGTATACTTTTCAATAAATTCTCGTATCATATC from Capnocytophaga haemolytica harbors:
- a CDS encoding MFS transporter; its protein translation is MFKIFTWRLNKKAFRNAIIASLVVIAITVAGSVNLQNYDAALMIYFFGTIAMTFGLAYRYSIWMQRPPTQRYWKRSWEVMRRHPWEYTKKALFLSGRNIALQRFIAPRGTMRWWGHFLLATGCLLSFAVTFGLTFGWMHFTLKNGTTDMYEMHMFGITLMEFNVNTIIAMMMFHILVWTAILVIIGSLIMMHRRLTDEGQIATQWFERDWIPLFLLIIVSVTGLGIWFDYTFLEGKMSQFMAITHAITVAMFLMWMPFGKFFHIFQRPAQVAASIYKIEGEKQGMQICPHTKEGYTTKMHINDLKEITKELGFNLENEEGMSYLELSPEGKRCTLAKAHLKAREASGRFFG
- a CDS encoding glycoside hydrolase family 73 protein: MIREFIEKYTPYALESERKTGISYLFILAQAALESGWGIHTPLYNFFGVKATKNTPMECKQLLVTKEITLKQQLKLPQIVTVKQLPDGWYHYIVKDWFMCYKSPEEAFTAHARLLSENKRYAKAMLYKSDAYKFADEVAKAGYATAPHYAERLKKVIKTIEKHLKTHKNE
- a CDS encoding NYN domain-containing protein, with the protein product MEKEKIALLIDADNANSNLIEQIINETGKYGQVTIRRIYADWTNVHNKNWKDKLNSFAIRPIQKFEYTKGKNSTDTALIIDAMDLLHSKIIDGFCIVSSDSDYTGLANRIREEGMTIIGIGKRQTPEAFKKACGSFILEENLSQEEKPIEEFNNYKLIEEAFDMVVSVNGLALLSRFSDALKKVDPEFDYRSFGYKNLTSFCKDLKGYDTYLHDDKTTMSLYKKDNNKRASKATKKKPKKSQEAEHE
- a CDS encoding beta-ketoacyl-[acyl-carrier-protein] synthase family protein; this encodes MKHRVVITGMGIYSCIGTSLAEVCASLRAGRSGIIFDAQRKAYGYRSALTGWVANPELKGVLGRRERISMGQESEFAYMATREALEQAGIDGDYLKANEVGILYGNDSVAESVILTNDTIREKGDTTLVGSGAVFRTMNSTVTMNLSTLFTLRGVNLSVSAACASGSHAVGLGYLLIQSGMQDMIICGGAQEINKYSMGSFDGLGVFSMREDDPQKASRPFDAARDGLVPSGGAATLILESYESAHRRGAVPLAEVVGYGFSSNGGHISTPNVEGPARAMARALENAGMKASEMDYINAHATSTPIGDANEARAIAQIFGRGVPVSSTKSMTGHECWMAGASEIVYSMLMLQNDFIAPNINIDHLDEVAQGLNVVTETREAKIRAFLSNSFGFGGTNSAVVIQRL
- a CDS encoding molybdopterin oxidoreductase family protein, whose amino-acid sequence is MATLPVSADKIIEKYGPHKHYPKDTNAKSATQFDELVKTHCCFCGLQCGIKLKVKDKKVVGFEPWREFPFNEGRLCPKGVQRYMQDNHPDRLLTPIKRVEGVGFVPIEWDEAFDTIVKEVHRIQEKYGRNAFAMLSGVSLSTEKSYMVGKFARVALKTANLDYNGRLCMVSAGAGNKKAFGMDRSSNSWADLAHAEVIIATGANISECFPVLTYRIWEARDNGAKLIVIDPRVIPLARTADIHLPLRPGTDTALMSTMLKVLIDNDWLDHDFIDNYTSGWEETAKEVEHCTLEWGEKITGVPADLIYKAAEMWGKAKTSFLVHARGIEQHRKGVMNVLSCINLVLATGRIGKPYCGYGTITGQGNGQGGREHGHKCDQLPGNRDITNPEHRQLVADFWGIPESELPQKGLSAYEIIDAINKGEIKGLLSICFNPLISLPNNSYVRSALEKLEFYAGIDFFLSETLRHADIVLAGSLQEEEDGTTTSSEGRVIRITGAVKPPGKAMRDMDILKELARRLGVGDKFNYSCSEDVFNELRHISKDSYADYYGITYEKIEKNMGVFWPCPTLDHPGTPRLWEDRKFKTPDGKAHFNPTPWIPPVEEPDEEYPIVLTTGRVVSQYLSGTQTRRIGKLVDIYPEPLLEIHPELAAKYGIETDDLVRVYSRRGSAVFPANVVETIRKDTVFVPYHWGGVSSINQLTMGLEGLDPISKMPEFKVCTCNLENTGKKRAANSADYAYMSRDIHYLEEEGE